A DNA window from Porites lutea chromosome 6, jaPorLute2.1, whole genome shotgun sequence contains the following coding sequences:
- the LOC140942361 gene encoding uncharacterized protein, whose product MTNRGVAKAFLPYVLLASALFILLQSIPIGVGIVTIALSLIWCSSRCSVDVTNVEFLKLHDVPHHRAEVSALVTSQWPVPVTAEGIEEANFVRTSSLNESCDTLPCHLLALASKNGIRQVVAHCVLRETSSSRPQDINRYLKMLKIGLPHAAVQQAMETAGLDPSKLPDHFEEVEFRTTHNLGELQNVNLSALVVKPEFRGRGLGKAMCAYAAQVASGLGAQEVIGGCLDELLPFYGKLGVKKRNAKTREGIPKIRLGNEMFLTLDDDVLKKAEKILDESKSK is encoded by the coding sequence ATGACTAATCGAGGAGTAGCAAAGGCTTTTCTTCCGTACGTCCTACTGGCAAGTGCACTATTTATACTGCTGCAGAGCATTCCGATAGGTGTGGGAATTGTAACCATTGCATTATCACTGATATGGTGCAGCAGCCGCTGTTCGGTTGATGTCACAAATGTAGAATTTCTTAAGCTGCACGACGTACCCCACCACAGAGCGGAAGTGTCCGCTcttgtgacgtcacaatggcCCGTTCCCGTGACCGCCGAGGGAATCGAGGAAGCAAACTTTGTGCGCACCTCGAGCTTGAATGAATCTTGCGACACCCTGCCTTGTCATTTACTCGCTCTAGCGTCGAAGAATGGTATCAGGCAGGTTGTTGCGCATTGTGTCTTGCGAGAAACTTCGTCTTCCAGACCGCAAGACATAAACAGATATctgaaaatgctgaaaattggcCTGCCTCACGCAGCTGTACAACAAGCCATGGAAACGGCAGGTTTAGATCCCTCAAAATTACCCGATCATTTCGAGGAAGTAGAGTTTCGTACCACGCATAATCTGGGAGAACTTCAAAACGTCAATCTATCTGCTCTCGTTGTGAAACCCGAGTTCCGCGGTCGTGGCCTGGGGAAGGCTATGTGCGCGTACGCAGCTCAGGTAGCTTCCGGTCTAGGTGCACAGGAAGTTATAGGAGGCTGCCTTGATGAATTACTTCCCTTTTATGGCAAACTTGGTGTTAAAAAAAGGAATGCTAAGACGAGAGAAGGTATACCTAAGATACGGCTtggaaatgaaatgtttcttaCGCTAGATGACGATGTTCTTAAAAAAGCGGAGAAGATTCTTGATGAGTCTAAGTCCAAATAA